The Desulfohalovibrio reitneri genome contains a region encoding:
- a CDS encoding response regulator, protein MAEPEKKVLVVDDEKHIRMLYREELEAEGMTVATSSGEEDILELLEREKPKVVILDIKLGANRSGLDLLQEIRSQDQDLPVILSTAYDSFQHDLKSIAADYYVVKSVDLSELKSKVDLAMKKALSQKH, encoded by the coding sequence ATGGCCGAACCTGAGAAGAAAGTGCTCGTAGTCGATGACGAGAAGCATATCCGCATGCTCTATCGCGAGGAGTTGGAGGCCGAGGGCATGACCGTGGCCACCTCCAGCGGCGAAGAGGACATCCTGGAACTGCTTGAGCGGGAGAAACCCAAGGTGGTCATCCTGGACATCAAGCTGGGGGCCAACCGCTCCGGGCTTGACCTGTTGCAGGAGATACGCTCCCAGGACCAGGACCTGCCGGTCATCCTCTCTACCGCCTACGACTCCTTTCAGCACGACCTCAAATCCATCGCTGCGGATTACTACGTGGTCAAGTCGGTGGACCTGAGCGAACTCAAGTCCAAGGTCGACCTGGCCATGAAGAAGGCCCTTTCCCAGAAGCACTAG
- a CDS encoding site-2 protease family protein: MLEFDLARTLQKLALILPGFLLAITFHEAAHGYVAYRLGDPTAKFAGRLTLNPLKHLDVVGTLVLVITQLIGWAKPVPVNPRFFKDPRKGMMLVGLAGPMTNFLLAAVLSQLFAVLASLQVADPTMRSILVPLAGICQWGMLINLVLGCFNLLPIPPLDGSNVLSYFLPRQAAYQYESLGRYGFIIVILLAVTGMLGEILLPMVNFLANLLL, encoded by the coding sequence ATGCTTGAATTCGACCTGGCCCGTACCCTGCAAAAGCTCGCGCTCATCCTGCCCGGGTTTTTGCTGGCCATCACCTTCCACGAAGCGGCCCACGGCTACGTGGCCTACCGACTCGGCGACCCAACGGCCAAGTTCGCGGGCCGGCTGACCCTCAACCCGCTGAAGCATCTGGATGTTGTCGGAACATTGGTTTTGGTCATCACCCAGCTCATTGGCTGGGCCAAGCCGGTGCCGGTCAACCCGCGCTTCTTCAAGGATCCGCGCAAGGGTATGATGCTGGTTGGGTTGGCTGGACCCATGACCAATTTCCTTCTGGCCGCCGTGCTGTCACAGCTATTCGCCGTGCTGGCCTCGCTGCAAGTGGCCGACCCCACCATGCGCTCCATACTGGTGCCCCTGGCGGGCATCTGCCAATGGGGCATGCTCATCAACCTGGTGCTGGGCTGCTTCAACCTGCTGCCCATCCCGCCCCTGGACGGCAGCAACGTGCTCTCCTACTTTCTCCCGCGCCAGGCGGCCTACCAGTACGAATCCCTGGGCCGCTACGGCTTCATCATCGTCATTCTGCTGGCCGTGACAGGCATGCTGGGGGAAATCCTGCTGCCGATGGTCAATTTCCTCGCCAACCTGCTTTTGTAA
- the trpS gene encoding tryptophan--tRNA ligase — translation MQANNRIVSGMRPTGPLHLGHYFGVLLNWEKMQRENECFFFVADWHALTTDYADPSRIKEFVPELVMDWLAAGLDPEKCVLFQQSMVKEHAELHLLLSMITPVGWLERNPTYKEVRQESSKDLSTYGFLGYPVLQAADIVIYRPRYVPVGHDQLPHLELSREIVRRFNHFYGEFFPEPEAKLTTSAKLPGLDGRKMSKSYGNAIHLKDSMDEIRPKVMSMLTDTKRQRLKDPGEPEDCNLYPYLELLEGTELLDEVQEGCRAATRGCGDCKKLLAQRLAEFLEPIQARRAQYERDPDLLADVLKQGTDRAREEAQATMERVRELIGFNF, via the coding sequence ATGCAAGCCAACAACCGCATTGTTTCCGGCATGCGGCCCACCGGGCCGCTGCACCTCGGCCACTACTTCGGCGTGCTGCTCAACTGGGAAAAGATGCAGCGCGAGAACGAGTGCTTCTTTTTCGTGGCCGACTGGCACGCCCTGACCACGGACTACGCCGACCCCTCCCGCATCAAGGAGTTCGTGCCGGAGCTGGTCATGGACTGGCTGGCCGCGGGCCTGGACCCGGAAAAGTGCGTCCTCTTCCAGCAGTCCATGGTCAAGGAGCACGCCGAACTGCACCTGCTGCTGTCCATGATCACCCCCGTGGGCTGGCTGGAGCGCAATCCCACCTACAAGGAAGTGCGCCAGGAGTCCTCCAAGGACCTCTCCACCTACGGCTTTCTGGGCTATCCCGTGCTGCAGGCCGCGGACATCGTCATCTACCGTCCGCGCTACGTGCCGGTGGGCCACGACCAGCTGCCCCATCTGGAGCTGTCGCGGGAGATCGTGCGGCGCTTCAACCACTTCTACGGCGAATTCTTCCCCGAGCCCGAGGCCAAACTGACAACTTCGGCCAAGCTGCCCGGGCTGGACGGCCGCAAAATGTCCAAGAGCTACGGCAACGCCATCCACCTCAAGGACTCCATGGACGAGATCCGGCCCAAGGTCATGTCCATGCTCACGGACACCAAGCGCCAGCGCCTCAAGGATCCGGGCGAGCCCGAGGATTGCAACCTCTACCCCTACCTGGAGCTGCTGGAAGGCACCGAGCTGCTCGACGAGGTGCAGGAGGGTTGCCGGGCGGCTACGCGCGGCTGCGGCGACTGCAAGAAGCTCCTGGCCCAGCGGCTGGCCGAGTTCCTGGAGCCCATCCAGGCCCGCCGCGCCCAGTACGAGCGCGATCCCGACCTGCTGGCCGACGTGCTCAAGCAAGGCACTGACCGCGCCCGCGAGGAGGCGCAAGCCACCATGGAGCGGGTCCGCGAGCTCATCGGCTTCAACTTCTAG
- a CDS encoding glycosyltransferase family 2 protein, whose product MADPQVSVLLPVHNGAATLDRALESLTRQTLSDWEAVVVDDGSDDATPGVLATWAGRDPRIRPMTLPRTGIVGALNAGLAACRGRYVARLDADDACHPERLKRQAHHLDSDPDLGLSACRVGFGGCREACAGYARYVDWTNSLLDSGRIALNRFIESPLAHPSVMFLADLPVRLGGYRHGDFPEDYELWLRWLETGVRMEKLADELVEWTDSPERLSRTDPRYAPGAFHRMKATYLARWLAGNNPRHPRLWVWGAGKVSRRNAAHLLEHGVKFQGFVDIDSRKIGQKVSGLPVIAREDIPGDAFVAVYVGSLGAREEIRDFLEKSGRVEGRDYILAA is encoded by the coding sequence GTGGCCGACCCACAGGTCTCGGTGCTGCTGCCGGTCCACAACGGCGCGGCCACCCTGGACCGCGCCCTGGAGAGTCTGACCCGCCAGACGCTTTCAGACTGGGAAGCGGTGGTGGTGGACGACGGCTCGGACGACGCCACCCCCGGAGTGCTCGCCACGTGGGCCGGGCGCGATCCGCGCATTCGCCCCATGACCCTGCCGCGCACCGGCATTGTCGGCGCGCTCAACGCCGGGCTTGCGGCCTGCCGGGGCCGCTACGTGGCCCGGCTGGACGCGGATGACGCCTGCCATCCCGAACGGCTGAAGCGGCAGGCCCACCATCTAGATTCCGACCCCGATCTGGGCCTTTCCGCCTGCCGGGTGGGCTTCGGCGGCTGTCGGGAGGCCTGCGCCGGGTACGCCCGCTACGTGGACTGGACCAATTCCCTCCTCGACTCCGGGCGTATCGCCCTGAACCGCTTCATCGAATCCCCCCTGGCCCACCCTTCGGTCATGTTCCTCGCGGACCTGCCGGTGCGCCTGGGCGGCTACCGCCACGGCGATTTTCCCGAGGACTACGAATTGTGGCTGCGATGGCTGGAAACCGGGGTGCGTATGGAGAAGCTGGCGGATGAACTGGTGGAGTGGACCGACTCGCCTGAGCGGCTCTCCCGCACCGACCCCCGCTACGCGCCCGGGGCATTCCACCGCATGAAGGCCACTTACCTGGCCCGCTGGCTGGCGGGGAACAACCCGCGCCATCCCCGGCTATGGGTATGGGGCGCGGGCAAAGTCTCCCGCCGCAACGCGGCGCATCTGCTGGAGCACGGCGTAAAGTTCCAGGGCTTCGTGGACATCGACTCGCGCAAGATCGGGCAGAAGGTGAGCGGCCTGCCGGTGATTGCCCGCGAGGACATTCCGGGCGATGCCTTCGTGGCCGTGTACGTGGGCAGCCTCGGAGCGCGGGAGGAGATACGGGATTTTTTGGAGAAGTCGGGGAGGGTGGAGGGCAGGGACTACATCCTGGCCGCCTGA